A DNA window from Rhipicephalus sanguineus isolate Rsan-2018 chromosome 8, BIME_Rsan_1.4, whole genome shotgun sequence contains the following coding sequences:
- the LOC119401329 gene encoding uncharacterized protein LOC119401329 — translation MSSQDRDECDTSFGVGYESSVDNEFVQAIEIEGSRYYLHTVAKPSAAEPTEYELLLGDGRQCFTGHVQIPEGPEENARAFHAALTAGGGGGREFVYRLRPVGEERARFSWLRRVSHEMLSRLNEVILRRDPDCGPRLLAAALRIVEQRDASLDQLRDKLQKTQAEQARTLEALKRSLRLKEELETELYTKFSLVLNAKKRFIRERITNGQATTKEDQAPGSSTSANSAASVPDLLDRLVSGE, via the exons ATGTCTTCGCAGGATCGAGACGAATGCGACACCAGCTTCGGAGTTGGGTACGAGTCTTCGGTTGACAACGAGTTCGTACAGGCGATCGAAATAGAAGGCTCTCGCTATTACCTCCACACCGTAGCAAAGCCCTCTGCCGCAGAACCGACGGAGTACGAGCTTTTACTCGGCGACGGTCGTCAGTGTTTTACCGGCCACGTGCAGATACCCGAGGGGCCAGAAGAGAATGCACGCGCATTCCACGCGGCGCTCACCGCGGGGGGCGGCGGTGGTCGCGAGTTCGTATACCGTCTCAGGCCGGTCGGCGAGGAGCGAGCGCGCTTCTCGTGGCTTCGACGGGTGTCGCACGAAATGCTGTCAAGACTGAATGAAGTGATTCTGCGGCGAGACCCTGACTGTGGGCCCAGGTTACTAGCGGCTGCGCTGCGTATCGTGGAACAACGCGATGCGAGCTTGGATCAACTGCGCGACAAGCTACAGAAGACACAGGCCGAACAGGCGCGGACGCTGGAAGCGCTGAAAAG GAGCTTGCGCCTCAAGGAGGAACTGGAGACTGAGCTTTACACCAAGTTCAGCTTGGTGCTCAATGCGAAGAAGCGCTTCATCCGCGAGCGGATTACGAATGGACAGGCCACCACAAAAGAGGACCAAGCCCCTGGTAGCAGCACCTCTGCCAACTCAGCGGCATCCGTGCCCGATCTGCTCGACAGGCTTGTCTCAGGAGAGTAA